The Mauremys reevesii isolate NIE-2019 linkage group 13, ASM1616193v1, whole genome shotgun sequence genome contains a region encoding:
- the LOC120380054 gene encoding ribonuclease-like: protein MGRRITVRFSSTEAGTNRSDDSEGTRIWVDPVTDMAMILGGPSPALLLPLALLAACLVLASGEPCVEPNFIFQRKHVDYPKTDAPDANDYCNKMMLLRGLYGKAVNTFIHEPVSNINSICKDGGTPIIYGLYESKDEFNTTQCIFEPDTLSISYKGVEKKRKIIIGCWNGYPVYYLEQL from the exons ATGGGCAGGAGGATCACGGTGAGGTTCAGCTCCACAGAGGCTGGGACCAATCGCTCTGACGACAGCGAAGGAACAAGGATTTGG GTTGATCCAGTGACAGACATGGCCATGATTCTGGGAGGACCCAGCCCGGCGCTCCTGCTGCCGCTCGCCCTTCTGGCCGCCTGCCTGGTCCTGGCCAGTGGGGAGCCCTGCGTGGAGCCGAACTTCATTTTCCAGAGGAAGCATGTGGACTATCCAAAGACTGACGCCCCGGACGCCAACGACTACTGTAACAAGATGATGCTGCTTCGGGGACTGTATGGGAAGGCAGTCAACACTTTCATTCACGAGCCTGTCTCAAATATCAACAGCATCTGCAAGGACGGTGGTACTCCCATAATATATGGCCTGTACGAGAGCAAAGATGAATTCAACACCACGCAGTGCATATTTGAGCCTGACACACTGTCAATCTCTTACAAAGGGGTAGAGAAGAAGCGGAAAATTATCATTGGCTGCTGGAATGGTTACCCTGTGTACTACCTGGAGCAGCTCTag